In a genomic window of Myxococcales bacterium:
- a CDS encoding FHA domain-containing protein, which translates to MTNHRLALTSLILVALAGTAIADISKWVPEVIDGEPTEKVKNPPPSIRVKMYGDTLPAQDVWSTYMLAHARDDMKKPPPGVKPTKAIPYHKSNETLGLVILVEGHEYYFGNDTYKQAQDCKDPALLTSGQACRIVKPAAGVYTVIRGALEAPGGSGDDIPVTISRAGPPGSKGALLVYSAGTEQKFQGDLKDLTAEKLGDQRAQEGKTSRELVDGLNAAQLALNKIGTNRKALFVFSDGFDAGEATEIQAIKKKLDADKVEVFTFYLESSTDFIPDDAETVKRSKTKLEILASNGGIAAKAKDQDALKIAITSAVQQLNSRYLLVFPGSIVDPKTKRKAGFNWDGNEHTLTLKLGDGDDIMNTNSQGEDIPTTLVLAPKWGQSKGGSLWWLWIVIPGGVLLLGIIIASLGGKKQPAPAPVMVAAPVAPPPPMSAPSNPAKTMMVNISTGDGLPVVGWIVPTTGEKQFQTFKLQYGETRIGTTSNSHVVLNDGFMSTDHAKIVMSPTGFTLVDNNSTNGTFANERRIQRHELVDNDMIMFGKTVCKFKTILGT; encoded by the coding sequence ATGACGAACCATCGGCTTGCGCTGACGTCGCTCATCCTGGTCGCGCTGGCCGGGACCGCTATCGCCGACATCTCCAAGTGGGTGCCCGAGGTGATCGACGGCGAGCCCACCGAGAAGGTGAAGAACCCGCCGCCGTCGATCCGCGTGAAGATGTACGGCGACACCCTGCCGGCTCAGGACGTGTGGAGCACATACATGCTCGCCCACGCCCGGGACGACATGAAGAAGCCGCCGCCGGGCGTCAAGCCGACGAAGGCCATCCCGTACCACAAGTCCAACGAGACCCTCGGCCTCGTCATTCTGGTCGAGGGCCACGAGTACTACTTCGGCAACGACACCTACAAGCAGGCGCAGGACTGCAAGGACCCGGCGCTGCTCACCAGCGGTCAGGCCTGCCGCATCGTCAAGCCCGCCGCGGGTGTGTACACGGTCATCCGCGGGGCGCTCGAGGCGCCCGGCGGCTCGGGCGACGACATCCCGGTCACGATCTCGCGGGCCGGCCCGCCGGGCTCGAAGGGCGCGCTGCTGGTCTATAGCGCTGGCACCGAGCAGAAGTTCCAGGGCGACCTCAAGGACCTCACCGCCGAGAAGCTCGGCGATCAGCGGGCCCAGGAGGGCAAGACCTCGCGCGAGCTGGTCGACGGGCTCAACGCCGCGCAGCTGGCGCTGAACAAGATCGGCACCAACCGCAAGGCGCTGTTCGTGTTCTCCGACGGCTTCGACGCCGGCGAGGCCACCGAGATCCAGGCCATCAAGAAGAAGCTCGACGCCGACAAGGTCGAGGTCTTCACGTTCTACCTGGAGTCGTCGACCGACTTCATCCCCGACGACGCCGAGACCGTCAAGCGCTCCAAGACCAAGCTGGAGATCCTCGCGTCCAACGGCGGCATCGCCGCCAAGGCCAAGGATCAGGACGCCCTCAAGATCGCGATCACCTCGGCCGTGCAGCAGCTCAACAGCCGCTACCTGCTGGTGTTCCCGGGCTCGATCGTCGACCCCAAGACCAAGCGCAAGGCCGGCTTCAACTGGGACGGCAACGAGCACACGCTGACGCTCAAGCTGGGCGACGGCGACGACATCATGAACACCAACAGCCAGGGTGAGGACATCCCGACGACGCTGGTGCTGGCGCCCAAGTGGGGCCAGTCGAAGGGCGGGAGCCTGTGGTGGCTGTGGATCGTCATCCCCGGCGGCGTGCTCCTGCTCGGCATCATCATCGCGTCGCTCGGCGGCAAGAAGCAGCCCGCGCCAGCGCCGGTGATGGTCGCGGCGCCGGTCGCGCCGCCGCCGCCGATGTCCGCGCCGTCCAACCCGGCCAAGACGATGATGGTCAACATCTCGACCGGCGACGGCCTGCCGGTGGTCGGCTGGATCGTCCCGACCACGGGCGAGAAGCAGTTCCAGACCTTCAAGCTGCAGTACGGCGAGACCCGCATCGGCACCACGTCGAACTCGCACGTCGTGCTCAACGACGGGTTCATGAGCACCGATCACGCGAAGATCGTGATGTCGCCGACCGGGTTCACGCTGGTCGACAACAACTCGACCAACGGCACGTTCGCGAACGAGCGCCGCATCCAGCGCCACGAGCTGGTCGACAACGACATGATCATGTTCGGCAAGACCGTCTGCAAGTTCAAGACGATCCTCGGCACGTGA
- a CDS encoding FHA domain-containing protein produces MFFEKVFGPILAPFRAMRNKWVGVKSIKGSVQSDMSRAKNLNSQVKGYGANAAKLAGQGQAAAAGAQQQVQGAQGYMQQGMPGAPGAPGAAPPMNPNPPIRTAGFWLWKKKFCSQCEQQLDKTWDSCPSCAQAAAAANAPKPAMKTQAIALNQGSSANPFSGLQMIGWLVPLQGPQRGELFTLGSQTLVRTDPSACALVLQDSFMPSKHAEIKIEAGVWILKDMGSTNGTYVNDKRVDKAELVDNDFIKFGQFQVKFKSL; encoded by the coding sequence ATGTTCTTCGAGAAAGTCTTCGGTCCGATCCTGGCCCCGTTCCGCGCGATGCGGAACAAGTGGGTCGGGGTCAAGAGCATCAAGGGCTCGGTCCAGTCGGACATGTCCCGGGCCAAGAACCTCAATAGCCAGGTGAAGGGCTACGGCGCGAACGCCGCGAAGCTCGCGGGGCAGGGGCAGGCGGCCGCGGCCGGCGCGCAACAGCAAGTGCAAGGAGCACAAGGGTACATGCAACAAGGAATGCCGGGCGCACCCGGCGCGCCCGGTGCGGCGCCGCCGATGAATCCCAACCCCCCGATCCGTACCGCTGGCTTCTGGCTCTGGAAGAAGAAGTTCTGCAGCCAGTGCGAGCAGCAGCTCGACAAGACCTGGGACAGCTGCCCCAGCTGCGCCCAAGCGGCGGCCGCGGCCAACGCGCCCAAGCCGGCGATGAAGACCCAGGCCATCGCGCTCAACCAGGGCTCCTCGGCCAACCCGTTCTCGGGGCTGCAGATGATCGGCTGGCTGGTGCCGCTGCAGGGGCCTCAGCGCGGTGAGCTGTTCACGCTCGGCTCGCAGACGCTCGTCCGCACGGACCCGTCGGCGTGCGCGCTGGTGCTCCAGGACAGCTTCATGCCCTCGAAGCACGCCGAGATCAAGATCGAGGCCGGCGTGTGGATCCTCAAGGACATGGGGTCTACCAACGGCACCTACGTCAACGATAAGCGGGTCGACAAGGCGGAGCTGGTCGACAACGACTTCATCAAGTTCGGCCAGTTCCAGGTGAAGTTCAAGAGCCTATGA
- a CDS encoding PASTA domain-containing protein → MATDLINRKVVRVPEVGGLVLGKAQIILEDAGLKQVAILYREGYEDHDTVVDQRPARGQMVYETTEVTLWVARRGYLQHLPALYRRSDAVGHNVVRDLCFIFEHMFGAIEQKIDANHLYYDPHTTPPEFLTWLASWMAFTVDLDWPDERKRALIKRAVDLYRIRGTKRALALFLKLFTGYEPTIDENVWPFKGFRVESEARIGIDSVILPPVNLAHCYVITVPVAFDKVTPELVLRIHQIVSMEKPSHTHYYLKFLEEDGDVELREFFVIGARSGIGIGAEVVQALPDDDAADA, encoded by the coding sequence ATGGCCACCGACCTCATCAATCGCAAGGTCGTGCGGGTCCCCGAAGTCGGGGGGCTCGTGCTCGGCAAGGCCCAGATCATCCTCGAGGACGCCGGCCTCAAGCAGGTCGCGATCCTCTACCGCGAGGGCTACGAGGATCACGACACGGTCGTCGACCAGCGTCCGGCCCGCGGCCAGATGGTCTACGAGACCACCGAGGTGACGCTGTGGGTCGCCCGCCGCGGCTACCTGCAGCACCTGCCGGCGCTGTACCGCCGCTCGGACGCGGTCGGGCACAACGTCGTCCGCGACCTGTGCTTCATCTTCGAGCACATGTTCGGGGCGATCGAGCAGAAGATCGACGCCAACCACCTCTACTACGACCCGCACACGACGCCGCCGGAGTTCCTGACCTGGCTGGCGTCGTGGATGGCCTTCACCGTCGACCTCGACTGGCCCGACGAGCGCAAGCGCGCCCTGATCAAGCGGGCGGTCGACCTCTACCGGATCCGCGGCACCAAGCGGGCGCTGGCGCTGTTCCTCAAGCTGTTCACCGGCTACGAGCCCACCATCGACGAGAACGTCTGGCCCTTCAAGGGCTTCCGGGTCGAGAGCGAGGCCCGCATCGGCATCGACTCGGTGATCCTGCCGCCGGTCAACCTGGCCCACTGCTACGTCATCACCGTGCCGGTGGCGTTCGACAAGGTGACCCCGGAGCTGGTGCTGCGCATCCACCAGATCGTGTCGATGGAGAAGCCGTCACACACGCACTACTACCTGAAGTTCCTCGAGGAAGATGGTGACGTCGAGCTCCGCGAGTTCTTCGTCATCGGCGCCCGCTCGGGCATCGGCATCGGCGCCGAGGTCGTCCAGGCCTTGCCCGACGACGACGCCGCCGACGCCTAG
- a CDS encoding putative baseplate assembly protein, translating to MIPSPKLDDRKFKDIVDEAVSLIPRYAPEWTNHNAADPGITLIELAAWMTDLLIHRLNQVPEKNYVAFLNLLGIKLRAPRAAKALLQFKLTDGTALQRVPVATQVSTPQAGDDSTVTFETASDVVITSVALDRCFSYFDDTYADNTRYVDQAGDGSFEVFAGAQRIDRYLYLSDPRFAGVGESAVLRVYLGCPERGGRDLARMLEWQYWNGERWKEMTQAPIEVDRGEVAFFGPLAFVPVPVNDVEGLWIRGRLAEVPEDPGETEVDTIRTRVEVSGEGVLPEKAFANLDNGAFIPLDLGKNTFPFGKEPKPDCVLYLGCDELVQTPDAYISVDLQLADQGAFPRPNPSDQLVLAWEFWDGKRWRFLGRSSPRGILPGAGDEYGYHDDTRALSQSGTVSFRRPKDMDFAEVNGELKRWIRCRIEKGDFGQAPEYALEGDKWITKDERPLRPPALRGMTLKYREDYRDVKFAMTYNDFAFADVTEVARTEYTIFQPFTPKSDESPALYLGFADKLPNELVGLYFQMDEELGLGSLPSDEADVVTPELTQYETMKKLQWESEQRVVWEYFGAKNWEPLPVTDDTSSFTGSGFVQFIAPDNLNKMLKFTEERYWIRARLEMGGYVKFPRIRRILSNVVEAYHHQTVKDEILGNGDGSPLQQFKLLHGPVLEGEVVEVRERQVPKEEDLADLGPNPTRKVEPDNPDSNEVWVRWKRVDSFFESRPTSRHYTLDYLTGTIGFGDGRRGQAPPEGRNGVVVRSYLIGGGAAGNVNAGTVTSLVRALSYIDTVTNPMPASGGADRETVEEAKTRAPYTIKSRDRAVTAEDFEMLALRASTSLARAKCVPDRSNRGEITLVLIPKAETRGGDMTSRLLPSHEIMRYIKRYLDERRLVGTVVNVIKPNYKDLSLKITLLRRTVGTSDRLRREIEIKVRKFLHPLMGGKQGTGWEFGRPILKSDLVHHIEEIPGVDGVDSIDMRDELKDVTVEHMRIDDDELPFLINVHIAEKVRDDIR from the coding sequence ATGATCCCAAGCCCCAAGCTCGACGACCGCAAGTTCAAGGACATCGTCGATGAGGCGGTGAGCCTCATCCCGCGCTACGCGCCCGAGTGGACCAACCACAACGCCGCCGATCCGGGCATCACGCTCATCGAGCTGGCGGCGTGGATGACCGATCTGCTCATCCATCGCCTGAACCAGGTCCCCGAGAAGAACTACGTCGCGTTCTTGAACCTGCTCGGCATCAAGCTGCGCGCGCCGCGCGCGGCCAAGGCGCTGCTCCAGTTCAAGCTCACCGACGGCACGGCGCTGCAGCGCGTGCCGGTGGCGACGCAGGTCTCGACCCCGCAGGCGGGCGACGACTCGACCGTCACGTTCGAGACCGCCAGCGACGTCGTGATCACGTCGGTCGCGCTCGACCGGTGCTTCTCGTACTTCGACGACACCTACGCCGACAACACCCGCTACGTCGATCAAGCCGGCGACGGCTCGTTCGAGGTGTTCGCCGGCGCGCAGCGGATCGACCGCTACCTGTACCTGTCCGATCCGCGGTTCGCGGGAGTCGGCGAGTCGGCGGTGTTGCGGGTGTACCTGGGCTGCCCCGAGCGCGGCGGCCGCGACCTCGCGCGCATGCTCGAGTGGCAGTACTGGAACGGCGAGCGCTGGAAGGAGATGACCCAGGCGCCGATCGAGGTCGATCGCGGCGAGGTCGCGTTCTTCGGGCCGCTGGCGTTCGTCCCCGTCCCGGTCAACGACGTCGAGGGGCTGTGGATCCGCGGCCGCCTGGCCGAGGTCCCCGAGGACCCGGGCGAGACCGAGGTCGACACGATCCGGACCCGGGTCGAGGTGTCGGGGGAGGGCGTGCTGCCCGAGAAGGCCTTCGCCAACCTCGACAACGGCGCGTTCATCCCGCTCGATCTCGGCAAGAACACCTTCCCGTTCGGCAAGGAGCCCAAGCCCGACTGCGTCCTGTACCTGGGCTGCGACGAGCTGGTCCAGACCCCCGACGCGTACATCTCGGTCGATCTGCAGCTCGCCGATCAAGGCGCCTTCCCGCGGCCCAACCCCAGCGATCAGCTGGTCCTGGCCTGGGAGTTCTGGGACGGCAAGCGCTGGCGCTTCCTGGGCCGCTCGAGCCCGCGCGGCATCCTGCCCGGCGCCGGCGACGAGTACGGCTACCACGACGACACCCGCGCGTTGTCGCAGTCGGGCACCGTCAGCTTCCGGCGCCCGAAGGACATGGACTTCGCCGAGGTGAACGGCGAGCTCAAGCGCTGGATCCGGTGTCGCATCGAGAAGGGCGACTTCGGGCAGGCGCCCGAGTACGCGCTCGAGGGCGACAAGTGGATCACCAAGGACGAGCGCCCGCTGCGGCCGCCGGCCCTGCGCGGGATGACGCTCAAGTACCGCGAGGACTATCGCGACGTGAAGTTCGCGATGACCTACAACGACTTCGCGTTCGCCGACGTCACCGAGGTCGCCCGCACCGAGTACACGATCTTCCAGCCGTTCACGCCCAAGAGCGACGAGTCGCCGGCGCTGTACCTCGGCTTCGCCGACAAGCTGCCCAACGAGCTGGTCGGGCTGTACTTCCAGATGGACGAGGAGCTCGGCCTCGGCTCGCTGCCCTCGGACGAGGCCGACGTCGTCACGCCCGAGCTCACGCAGTACGAGACGATGAAGAAGCTGCAGTGGGAGTCGGAGCAGCGGGTGGTCTGGGAGTACTTCGGCGCCAAGAACTGGGAGCCGCTGCCGGTCACCGACGACACCTCGAGCTTCACCGGCTCGGGCTTCGTGCAGTTCATCGCCCCCGACAACTTGAACAAGATGCTCAAGTTCACCGAGGAGCGGTACTGGATCCGGGCGCGCCTCGAGATGGGCGGGTACGTCAAGTTCCCCCGCATCCGCCGCATCCTCTCGAACGTGGTCGAGGCCTACCACCACCAGACCGTCAAGGACGAGATCCTGGGCAACGGCGACGGCAGCCCGCTGCAGCAGTTCAAGCTGCTCCACGGCCCGGTGCTCGAGGGCGAGGTCGTCGAGGTCCGCGAGCGCCAGGTCCCGAAGGAGGAGGACCTCGCCGACCTCGGCCCGAACCCGACCCGCAAGGTCGAGCCTGACAACCCCGACTCGAACGAGGTCTGGGTGCGGTGGAAGCGCGTCGACAGCTTCTTCGAGTCGCGCCCGACCAGCCGCCACTACACGCTCGACTACCTGACCGGCACGATCGGGTTCGGCGACGGCCGCCGCGGCCAGGCCCCGCCCGAGGGCCGCAACGGCGTCGTCGTCCGCTCGTACCTGATCGGCGGCGGCGCGGCCGGCAACGTCAACGCTGGCACCGTGACCTCGCTGGTGCGCGCGCTGTCGTACATCGACACCGTCACCAACCCGATGCCCGCGTCCGGCGGCGCCGACCGCGAGACCGTCGAGGAGGCCAAGACCCGGGCCCCGTACACGATCAAGAGCCGCGACCGCGCGGTGACCGCCGAGGACTTCGAGATGCTGGCGCTGCGCGCGTCGACGTCGCTGGCCCGCGCCAAGTGCGTGCCCGATCGCTCGAACCGCGGCGAGATCACGCTGGTGCTGATCCCGAAGGCCGAGACCCGCGGCGGCGACATGACCAGCCGGCTGCTGCCCTCGCACGAGATCATGCGCTACATCAAGCGCTACCTCGACGAGCGGCGCCTGGTCGGCACCGTCGTCAACGTGATCAAGCCCAACTACAAGGACCTGTCGCTGAAGATCACGCTCCTGCGGCGCACGGTCGGGACCTCCGATCGCCTGCGGCGCGAGATCGAGATCAAGGTCCGGAAGTTCCTGCACCCGCTGATGGGCGGGAAGCAGGGCACCGGCTGGGAGTTCGGGCGGCCGATCCTCAAGAGCGATCTGGTGCACCACATCGAGGAGATCCCCGGCGTCGATGGCGTCGACTCGATCGACATGCGCGACGAGCTGAAGGACGTGACCGTCGAGCACATGCGGATCGACGACGATGAGCTCCCGTTCCTGATCAACGTCCACATCGCGGAGAAGGTCCGCGACGACATCCGTTAG
- a CDS encoding GPW/gp25 family protein, whose amino-acid sequence MSDDRSFLGKGWRFPVAINLTGGIASSSLDENVRESIFIILGTAPGERVQRKDFGCRIHDLMFEPNNYVTSARAEYFCEEALYKYEPRIEELTVKAEPNAAEPNRLDIRINYLIIGQTHAKNLVYPFYLRKPDEAKP is encoded by the coding sequence ATGTCCGACGATCGCTCGTTTCTCGGGAAGGGGTGGCGCTTTCCGGTCGCCATCAACTTGACCGGCGGCATCGCGTCGTCGTCGCTCGACGAGAACGTCCGCGAGTCGATCTTCATCATCCTCGGCACCGCGCCCGGCGAGCGCGTGCAGCGCAAGGACTTCGGCTGCCGCATCCACGACCTGATGTTCGAGCCGAACAACTACGTCACCTCGGCGCGCGCCGAGTACTTCTGCGAGGAAGCCCTCTACAAGTACGAGCCGCGCATCGAGGAGCTGACCGTCAAGGCCGAGCCCAACGCGGCCGAGCCCAACCGGCTCGACATCCGAATCAACTACCTGATCATCGGGCAGACCCACGCCAAGAACCTGGTCTACCCGTTCTATCTGCGGAAGCCCGACGAGGCGAAGCCATGA
- a CDS encoding phage late control D family protein, whose protein sequence is MTNTSNAVNFEVSISGTKLEATDVMTITVDDDLWQPSMCLVTLKNPTNKFNEKFKPGDTIEVKIGGGTRRSDDGSGDGGPATIFKGEVVGVEASYKQGGEPKLSVRGFNKLHRLLRGRKSKTYQDQSDQDIASAIAGQHGLSAQCGSTPKITHKHVYQHNQTDLEFLRVRAARLGFAIWVEDTKMFFDAPKLDADSGLEFAHEQQPKSGEGDKLKSFHGRLSNAQVVKKVTVRGWDPEKKEEIVGEESAASSPLGSKNAASSLSDFGEVVTFCVDYPIASVEEAKAIAKAKLKEASLSYLTAEAVCMGNNKVKAGIVVKIKVNADKADDRFNGKYLVNGVTHRYSADNKGSEGGYESIMRLARDAEKGS, encoded by the coding sequence GTGACCAACACGTCGAACGCCGTCAACTTCGAGGTCTCGATCAGCGGCACCAAGCTCGAGGCGACCGACGTGATGACCATCACCGTCGACGACGACCTCTGGCAGCCCAGCATGTGCCTGGTGACGCTGAAGAACCCGACCAACAAGTTCAACGAGAAGTTCAAGCCGGGCGACACGATCGAGGTGAAGATCGGCGGCGGCACGCGCCGGAGCGACGACGGGTCAGGCGACGGCGGGCCGGCGACGATCTTCAAGGGCGAGGTCGTCGGCGTCGAGGCCAGCTACAAGCAGGGCGGCGAGCCCAAGCTCTCGGTCCGCGGCTTCAACAAGCTCCACCGGCTGCTGCGCGGCCGCAAGTCCAAGACGTACCAGGACCAGTCCGATCAGGACATCGCCAGCGCGATCGCCGGCCAGCACGGACTGTCGGCCCAGTGCGGCTCGACGCCGAAGATCACGCACAAGCACGTCTACCAGCACAACCAGACCGACCTCGAGTTCCTGCGGGTGCGCGCGGCGCGCCTGGGCTTCGCGATCTGGGTCGAAGACACGAAGATGTTCTTCGACGCGCCCAAGCTCGACGCCGACTCGGGGCTCGAGTTCGCCCACGAGCAACAGCCCAAGTCGGGCGAGGGCGACAAGCTCAAGTCGTTCCACGGCCGGCTGTCGAACGCCCAGGTGGTCAAGAAGGTCACCGTGCGCGGCTGGGACCCGGAGAAGAAGGAGGAGATCGTCGGCGAGGAGAGCGCCGCCAGCTCGCCGCTCGGGAGCAAGAACGCGGCGTCGTCGCTGAGCGACTTCGGCGAGGTGGTCACCTTCTGCGTCGACTACCCGATCGCGTCGGTCGAGGAGGCCAAGGCCATCGCCAAGGCCAAGCTCAAGGAGGCGTCGCTGAGTTACCTGACGGCCGAGGCGGTGTGCATGGGCAACAACAAGGTCAAGGCCGGCATCGTCGTCAAGATCAAGGTCAACGCGGACAAGGCCGACGATCGGTTCAACGGCAAGTACCTGGTCAACGGCGTCACCCATCGCTACAGCGCCGACAACAAGGGCAGCGAGGGCGGCTACGAGAGCATCATGCGGCTGGCGCGCGACGCGGAGAAGGGCAGCTAG